The Hydrogenobacter thermophilus TK-6 genome window below encodes:
- a CDS encoding DsbC family protein produces the protein MTKKLCILLSSTVILAVSSSCGAPSAKCPSKDAVKNSVKDLIPQDFTVESVSGVKEINGLCEVVIKVGAQPLVFYTDSTGNYVVAGNIISLKDKKNLTRERQQEFMKVSTDQLKELEKHVNFTYGQGKKFIYYITDPDCPFCKKSEPIIEDWAKKAGVQIKVILFPLPIHPQAFGKSVALVCDKKGWEELVKGYESKNQCDEGKKAITDNLQFLSQLGVNGTPTFVGMNGKMQSGVPTEEDLNKLIN, from the coding sequence ATGACAAAAAAGTTATGTATTCTGCTCTCGTCCACAGTTATTTTAGCTGTTTCATCCTCATGCGGAGCGCCTTCCGCCAAATGTCCCAGCAAAGACGCTGTTAAAAATTCAGTGAAGGACCTCATACCACAGGACTTTACTGTGGAATCAGTCTCTGGAGTTAAAGAGATCAATGGACTGTGCGAAGTTGTTATTAAAGTAGGTGCGCAACCTCTGGTGTTTTATACCGATAGCACAGGTAATTATGTAGTGGCAGGCAACATCATAAGCCTGAAGGATAAGAAAAACTTAACCAGAGAAAGACAGCAGGAGTTTATGAAAGTATCCACAGACCAGCTTAAAGAGCTGGAAAAGCACGTAAACTTCACCTACGGGCAGGGCAAGAAGTTCATTTACTACATAACGGACCCAGACTGTCCCTTCTGTAAGAAAAGCGAACCCATAATAGAGGATTGGGCTAAAAAAGCAGGAGTGCAGATAAAAGTAATTCTCTTCCCTCTTCCTATACATCCACAAGCCTTTGGCAAATCTGTGGCTCTTGTGTGTGATAAGAAGGGATGGGAAGAACTGGTAAAGGGGTATGAGTCAAAAAATCAGTGCGATGAAGGTAAAAAGGCTATCACCGATAACCTTCAGTTTTTGAGTCAGCTAGGCGTAAATGGAACCCCTACCTTTGTGGGTATGAACGGCAAAATGCAATCGGGAGTACCTACGGAGGAGGACCTGAACAAGCTGATAAACTGA
- the bioF gene encoding 8-amino-7-oxononanoate synthase, translated as MEWLKEELDRIKKASLYRSRSLREGILDFCSNDYLGLRDHPEVIEVSLRVLKDGGLGSGASQLVSGYTKYHKALEEKLAEFKGTECCVVFGSGYLANLGAISSLVREEDAIFSDELNHASIIDACRLSKASVFVFRHRDYHHLEELLQTHRRSFRRCLIVSDTVFSMDGDVANISTLKRMAKEYECMLYLDEAHATGTIGKSGKGGLEEFSESWEEFMILMGTLSKALGSYGAFVCGSKALCEYLVNKARSLIFSTSLPACLCAGAEKSLEVIEREPWRVKKLKTLSERMFENLRSFGFDISFHQTPIIPIMVYDEKKALSIRDALLERGVFIQAIRHPTVAIGKARLRLTASLRYSEEDLELLFSSIKSVAIAC; from the coding sequence ATGGAATGGTTAAAAGAGGAGCTTGATAGGATAAAGAAGGCAAGCCTTTATAGGAGCAGAAGTCTAAGGGAGGGTATCTTGGACTTTTGTTCCAACGACTATCTGGGTCTTAGGGATCACCCGGAGGTTATTGAGGTATCGTTGAGGGTTTTGAAAGATGGCGGTCTTGGCTCTGGAGCATCACAGTTAGTTTCTGGGTACACTAAATATCATAAAGCTTTGGAAGAAAAGCTGGCTGAGTTTAAGGGGACTGAGTGTTGCGTAGTTTTTGGCTCTGGATACCTTGCCAACCTGGGTGCCATATCTTCCCTTGTTAGGGAAGAAGATGCCATTTTTAGTGATGAACTAAATCACGCCAGCATCATAGATGCCTGCAGACTCTCTAAAGCCAGTGTTTTTGTTTTTAGACACAGAGACTACCATCATCTTGAAGAGCTTTTGCAAACGCACAGAAGGAGCTTTAGAAGATGTCTCATAGTTAGCGATACGGTTTTTAGTATGGATGGGGATGTGGCAAACATCAGCACTCTCAAAAGGATGGCAAAAGAATACGAGTGCATGCTTTATCTTGATGAGGCGCATGCAACGGGAACAATAGGAAAAAGTGGAAAAGGTGGTCTTGAAGAGTTTTCGGAAAGCTGGGAAGAGTTTATGATACTCATGGGGACTCTGTCAAAAGCTCTTGGCTCTTACGGTGCCTTTGTATGTGGCTCTAAAGCGCTTTGTGAGTATCTTGTAAACAAGGCAAGGAGTTTAATATTTTCCACTTCCTTACCTGCATGCCTGTGTGCAGGTGCGGAAAAGTCCCTTGAGGTCATAGAGAGAGAACCGTGGAGAGTAAAAAAGTTGAAAACTCTCTCAGAGCGCATGTTTGAGAACCTGAGGAGCTTTGGTTTTGATATAAGCTTTCACCAAACACCCATCATCCCCATAATGGTTTACGATGAGAAGAAAGCTTTAAGCATAAGAGATGCTCTTTTGGAAAGGGGTGTTTTTATTCAGGCTATAAGGCATCCCACTGTAGCGATTGGAAAGGCAAGGCTCAGACTTACTGCCAGCCTAAGATACTCGGAGGAGGACCTTGAGCTTCTCTTCTCATCAATAAAAAGCGTAGCTATAGCCTGCTGA
- a CDS encoding AAA family ATPase — MSFFEKLFQLKKSKPTQEIKVIVGDKEIVLEKDESLERDSDARIEEFWIETIGVSEDGYWLLVGRRHGIIQFYDWKGKLHRLPARPPAQVITDIVFRGNYLALLTPPYLLVYYMTDKRRPETWKSVKFSQEGIRPSSGLDIKRGTLAFGTVGERIYTIELVGDLSVETIDFTGSFSYRDAGIGQLEVLKVLEDGKLLLSGSDAVAIYDRGGNLLKVMPYPAKRSLCLKGSLAIFGYQSSIAVYDLNSHTQVASLDLPINPSQLDISQDGRILFIADAENNRLGIVDLESMSYLQTLEGFGYSVVRVSPDGSIYTCAYQDDEEKRLYYLVKLSSNLSEFYYTQDRIKQMIKNAENSYKNLQKRLSSLKDGESLENLKEYREVLSLDAPIRQVREIISKAEEDIKKAELNLFIKRLKEKLSNHQIEDKDLREIDDWIKALQGEERQSLENLREQVIEYFDRKTKEHLERVRKALSQIQEMDLKAIEGIDEVKEARAFFLLLPRDMQTKAQEELVKLFQEKLLESRLSRYRIVIEDSHVIFGSESIEKFSGERRRLPWRLQAEEKYSADGQVYVKISFERSDGIVREPKRYSNILKAEEIKHPPKWIKSYLRHLNGLFSYQEYRLPLVVSYEETPWFVQNLEKLTSLIKEQLIYKEGILILEGDAGVGKNFLVEVFSALTGRPLYIIPCNSKMEREDITFMYEFDPKRGTRKVYSDLVKALQTPGAVIYFDEINTLPASLVKMFNPLFDYRRYLVLSSGEVIKARKDVILLGGMNPQNYLGVSELPQDIKSRADILYIDYPPFQAEGGFYYPDEALILKDHVQGFEHISGKEFTYLWYYVINSVKTELGQKLYTPQREEKLLMIFDLLTIANAIRNAYRAYQTQKSEEPVEFVFSIRDTIRCARRLEKYKNAKSAVLETILPKVSSPLEKEIIKDMVERSVSRL; from the coding sequence ATGAGCTTTTTTGAAAAACTTTTTCAGCTAAAAAAGAGCAAGCCAACGCAAGAGATAAAAGTAATAGTAGGTGATAAAGAGATTGTGCTTGAAAAAGATGAGAGCTTGGAGAGGGACAGCGATGCTCGTATAGAAGAGTTCTGGATAGAGACCATAGGAGTATCCGAAGATGGCTACTGGCTTTTGGTGGGAAGAAGGCACGGCATAATCCAGTTTTATGACTGGAAGGGGAAACTCCACAGACTTCCAGCCAGACCTCCCGCACAAGTAATCACTGACATAGTCTTTAGGGGCAACTACTTGGCGCTTCTAACACCCCCCTATCTGCTGGTTTATTATATGACAGACAAAAGACGGCCAGAAACTTGGAAGAGTGTAAAGTTTTCGCAGGAAGGTATAAGACCATCTTCTGGGCTTGACATCAAAAGAGGCACATTAGCCTTTGGAACTGTAGGTGAAAGGATATACACCATAGAGCTTGTTGGAGATCTAAGCGTGGAGACCATAGATTTTACAGGAAGCTTTAGCTACAGAGATGCAGGCATAGGTCAGCTTGAGGTGCTAAAAGTGTTGGAGGATGGTAAGCTCTTGCTCTCTGGCAGTGATGCAGTCGCCATCTACGATAGAGGGGGGAACTTGCTAAAGGTTATGCCATACCCTGCCAAAAGGTCCCTCTGTCTTAAGGGAAGCTTAGCCATCTTTGGTTACCAAAGCAGCATAGCAGTTTATGACCTTAATAGCCACACCCAGGTGGCAAGTCTGGACCTTCCCATAAACCCCTCCCAATTGGACATATCCCAAGATGGGAGGATACTCTTTATAGCTGATGCTGAGAATAACAGGCTTGGCATAGTGGACCTTGAGAGCATGTCTTACCTTCAGACCTTAGAGGGTTTTGGCTACTCGGTGGTAAGAGTAAGCCCAGACGGGAGCATATACACATGTGCTTACCAAGATGATGAAGAGAAGAGGCTTTATTACCTTGTAAAGCTCTCTTCCAACCTTTCGGAATTTTATTACACGCAGGACCGCATAAAGCAGATGATAAAGAATGCGGAAAACTCTTACAAAAACCTCCAAAAGAGACTCTCCTCTCTAAAAGATGGTGAAAGCCTTGAAAACCTAAAGGAATACAGAGAGGTCCTCTCCCTTGATGCACCCATAAGACAAGTCAGAGAGATCATAAGCAAGGCTGAGGAAGACATAAAGAAGGCGGAGCTAAACCTGTTTATTAAGCGCCTAAAAGAAAAGCTATCCAACCATCAGATAGAGGATAAAGACTTAAGGGAGATTGATGACTGGATAAAAGCCTTGCAAGGTGAAGAAAGGCAAAGCCTGGAAAATCTAAGAGAGCAGGTAATAGAGTACTTTGACAGAAAAACCAAGGAGCATCTTGAGAGAGTGAGAAAAGCCCTGAGCCAAATTCAGGAAATGGACCTGAAAGCCATTGAAGGTATAGATGAGGTAAAAGAGGCAAGAGCTTTCTTTTTACTACTTCCCAGAGATATGCAGACAAAAGCTCAGGAGGAGCTTGTAAAACTCTTTCAGGAGAAACTTCTTGAGAGCAGGTTATCAAGGTACAGGATAGTTATTGAAGATTCGCATGTTATATTTGGTAGCGAAAGCATAGAGAAGTTTTCCGGTGAAAGAAGAAGACTGCCTTGGAGGCTTCAAGCAGAGGAAAAGTACAGCGCAGATGGGCAGGTTTATGTTAAAATTAGCTTTGAAAGGTCGGATGGAATAGTTAGAGAACCAAAAAGATACTCCAACATACTTAAGGCTGAGGAGATAAAACATCCACCTAAGTGGATAAAGTCCTATCTGAGGCACCTCAATGGGCTATTTTCCTATCAAGAGTATAGACTTCCACTTGTGGTGTCCTATGAAGAAACACCCTGGTTTGTTCAGAACCTTGAAAAACTCACATCCCTGATAAAGGAGCAGTTAATATACAAAGAGGGTATACTCATCCTTGAGGGAGATGCAGGTGTAGGAAAGAACTTTCTGGTAGAGGTCTTCTCTGCGCTGACGGGAAGACCCCTTTACATCATTCCCTGCAATTCCAAGATGGAGAGGGAAGACATAACCTTCATGTATGAATTTGACCCCAAAAGGGGCACCAGGAAGGTTTATTCGGACCTGGTAAAGGCTTTGCAAACACCAGGTGCAGTCATTTACTTTGATGAGATAAACACGCTACCTGCATCTCTTGTAAAGATGTTTAACCCCTTGTTTGACTACAGAAGGTACTTGGTGCTTTCCTCCGGTGAGGTGATAAAGGCAAGGAAGGATGTGATACTTTTGGGTGGTATGAACCCCCAAAACTATCTGGGAGTTTCGGAGCTACCTCAGGATATAAAGTCAAGGGCTGACATTCTCTACATTGATTATCCCCCCTTCCAAGCAGAGGGTGGTTTTTACTATCCAGACGAAGCGCTTATACTCAAGGATCATGTGCAGGGCTTTGAGCATATATCGGGTAAAGAGTTTACATATCTTTGGTACTATGTGATAAATTCTGTCAAAACTGAGCTGGGACAGAAGCTTTACACTCCACAGAGGGAAGAGAAGCTGCTTATGATCTTTGACCTATTGACCATAGCTAACGCCATAAGGAACGCCTACAGGGCTTACCAAACTCAAAAGTCCGAAGAGCCTGTTGAGTTTGTGTTTTCCATAAGGGATACCATAAGATGCGCAAGAAGGTTAGAAAAATACAAAAACGCCAAAAGTGCAGTGTTAGAAACTATACTTCCCAAGGTAAGCTCTCCTTTGGAGAAAGAGATCATAAAGGATATGGTAGAAAGGTCCGTCAGCAGGCTATAG
- the rgy gene encoding reverse gyrase has product MIKSLLLKLCPNCGGDITAERLIKGLPCQNCMPDEDKNLCEALKEGSLKKLCTALEQVSDWEKLFEKHIKSKPWSLQVSWAKRVLLGSSFALLAPTGIGKTSFGISMALYLASKGKKSYIVLPTKLLVKQVSARLKKMGADKKLLLAFGDEEGKKKEENKERLTKGEFLILVSTSMFLYKNYHLIPRDISFVFVDDVDSFLKTAKNIDKALYLLGFKEQDVEKAMNLIRIKEKFKKTEEDWEKIRELSNEIKSISEKVKGVLVVSSATSNPKSSRVKLFRELLGFEIGTPTFYLRNIVDAYADYQELSLAEWIRKLGKGGLVFVSSDKGKEEVEKLIRELEKANISAVSYEDMDESKLSDYERGKVDVIVGIASYRNPLARGFDMPHVVRYAIFYGVPKIVLSLQFEKNLSHLLWALASIRPYIAKHIKDYINRVDDWIVRLKRYQYISDQYMEDKKDLKERIEKLREEVKNFLMKEEVLRLLETSEDITLRFKDGDYQMVLSDATGYIQASGRTSRMFAGGITKGLSITLIDDKRAFNHLKKKVRWFSEDINFVPVSSVDLDSLLSQIEEDRKKVKRYLSGEAATERPDLLKPVLIVVESPNKAKTIANFFGKAVRRRIGQHEVLETSLEDRYLMITSSLGHILDLNKEAGFHGVYVNSQIVPVYESIEGKEEVINSLRRMSVEVSEVLVATDPDTEGEKIGWDIMELLKPYVKDIKRMEFHEVTKKAIVKAIKEPREFNVNLAKAQVVRRVADRWIGFEFSQYLQQAFGKNWLSAGRVQTPVLGWIIEREKEYRKKIYKVVVRVEKDGKLFRVEFSFENKEEAREFYNKLNYLEFEVLETKEEFKNPPPPYTTDSLLKDASDRYRFSLPKTMQLAQTLFELGFITYHRTDSTRVSDQGISVAKEYIKEELGEAYSHPRTWAEGGAHECIRPTKPLDTEELRSIVLSGQVEGIGKEHLMLYELIFRRFMASQTRPVKVRTLEVLIRALSSEQRHTLVVDVLEDGWDKFLHLETHPTLEGKVYVEDKKELRELPKAFLYTHGELVQDMKKKGIGRPSTYATIVEKLLERGYIIERKGFLIPTKLGKEVYEYLSKREEIKGFLSEEYTRELENLMDMVEQGSANYENILKNLYRSIMFLEPALEVER; this is encoded by the coding sequence ATGATTAAAAGTTTATTGCTTAAACTTTGCCCCAACTGCGGAGGAGACATAACTGCAGAAAGACTCATAAAGGGACTTCCCTGTCAGAACTGTATGCCTGATGAAGATAAAAACTTATGCGAAGCACTAAAAGAGGGCAGTTTGAAGAAGCTCTGCACCGCTCTTGAGCAAGTGAGTGATTGGGAGAAGCTCTTTGAGAAGCACATAAAATCTAAACCTTGGAGTCTACAAGTCTCTTGGGCAAAGAGAGTACTTTTGGGAAGCTCCTTTGCTCTTTTGGCTCCAACCGGTATAGGTAAAACTTCCTTTGGAATATCCATGGCTCTTTACCTTGCCAGCAAGGGGAAAAAGTCTTACATAGTGCTTCCCACCAAGTTACTTGTAAAGCAGGTGAGCGCAAGGCTCAAAAAAATGGGCGCGGATAAAAAACTTCTTCTTGCTTTTGGTGATGAGGAAGGCAAAAAGAAGGAGGAAAACAAGGAAAGGCTAACAAAAGGGGAGTTTTTAATACTTGTAAGCACCTCCATGTTTCTCTACAAAAATTACCACCTTATACCTAGAGACATCTCCTTTGTGTTTGTGGACGATGTGGACTCCTTTTTAAAGACAGCCAAGAACATAGACAAGGCTCTTTACCTTCTTGGCTTTAAAGAGCAAGATGTGGAAAAAGCTATGAATCTGATAAGAATCAAGGAGAAGTTTAAAAAAACAGAGGAGGACTGGGAAAAGATAAGGGAGCTATCCAATGAAATAAAAAGCATTTCTGAAAAGGTAAAGGGAGTTTTGGTGGTGTCATCCGCCACATCTAACCCCAAATCCAGCAGAGTAAAGCTCTTTAGAGAGCTTCTTGGCTTTGAGATAGGAACGCCTACCTTTTACCTAAGAAACATAGTGGATGCTTATGCGGATTACCAAGAGCTCAGCCTTGCAGAGTGGATAAGAAAGTTAGGCAAAGGGGGGCTTGTTTTTGTATCCTCTGACAAAGGTAAAGAGGAGGTGGAAAAGCTAATAAGAGAGCTGGAAAAAGCTAATATAAGTGCTGTCTCTTACGAAGACATGGACGAAAGTAAGCTGTCTGATTACGAAAGGGGAAAGGTGGATGTGATTGTTGGTATAGCCTCTTACAGAAACCCTTTAGCAAGGGGCTTTGACATGCCTCATGTGGTGAGGTATGCCATATTTTATGGAGTTCCCAAGATAGTGCTATCTTTGCAGTTTGAGAAGAATCTCTCTCACTTGCTCTGGGCTCTGGCTTCCATAAGACCATATATAGCAAAACATATCAAGGATTATATAAATCGGGTGGATGACTGGATAGTCAGGCTAAAAAGGTATCAGTATATAAGCGACCAGTACATGGAAGATAAAAAGGACCTAAAAGAGAGGATAGAAAAGTTAAGAGAGGAGGTAAAGAATTTCCTTATGAAGGAGGAGGTCCTTCGCCTCCTTGAAACTTCTGAGGACATAACCTTGAGATTTAAAGACGGAGACTACCAGATGGTCCTTTCGGACGCGACGGGCTATATTCAGGCCAGCGGGAGAACTTCCAGAATGTTTGCCGGAGGCATTACCAAAGGACTTAGCATAACTTTAATTGACGATAAAAGGGCTTTTAACCACCTTAAGAAGAAAGTAAGGTGGTTTAGCGAGGATATAAACTTTGTCCCTGTATCTTCTGTGGACCTTGATAGCCTGCTTTCGCAGATAGAAGAGGACAGAAAGAAGGTTAAAAGGTATCTAAGCGGTGAGGCTGCAACGGAGCGTCCGGACCTTTTAAAGCCCGTACTTATAGTAGTTGAATCTCCCAACAAGGCAAAAACCATAGCTAACTTCTTTGGAAAGGCAGTAAGAAGGAGGATAGGACAGCACGAGGTCCTTGAGACCTCCCTTGAAGACAGATACCTCATGATCACTTCCTCCCTCGGACACATACTTGACCTCAACAAAGAAGCGGGTTTTCATGGTGTTTATGTAAATTCCCAAATCGTACCTGTTTACGAGAGCATAGAAGGAAAAGAAGAGGTCATAAATAGTCTCAGAAGGATGTCTGTTGAAGTCAGTGAGGTGCTTGTGGCAACCGACCCTGACACGGAAGGAGAAAAGATAGGCTGGGACATTATGGAACTTTTAAAGCCGTATGTGAAAGACATAAAGAGAATGGAGTTTCATGAAGTTACCAAAAAGGCTATAGTCAAAGCCATAAAGGAGCCAAGAGAGTTTAATGTCAATTTGGCAAAAGCCCAGGTGGTACGCAGAGTTGCAGACAGGTGGATAGGTTTTGAGTTTTCTCAGTATTTGCAGCAAGCCTTTGGCAAAAATTGGCTCTCGGCTGGCAGAGTTCAAACGCCAGTCCTTGGCTGGATCATAGAAAGAGAAAAAGAGTACAGGAAGAAGATATACAAGGTAGTAGTGAGGGTGGAAAAAGATGGCAAACTCTTCAGGGTAGAGTTTAGCTTTGAGAACAAAGAGGAGGCTCGGGAGTTTTATAACAAGCTCAATTACCTTGAGTTTGAAGTACTTGAAACTAAAGAAGAGTTTAAAAATCCACCGCCTCCATATACAACAGATAGCCTCCTCAAAGATGCCAGCGATAGATACAGGTTTTCACTTCCCAAAACTATGCAGTTGGCTCAAACCCTATTTGAGCTTGGATTTATCACATATCACAGGACGGATTCTACAAGAGTGTCGGACCAAGGAATAAGCGTTGCAAAAGAGTATATAAAAGAAGAACTCGGGGAGGCATACTCTCATCCGAGGACCTGGGCGGAAGGTGGAGCGCATGAATGCATAAGACCAACAAAGCCCTTGGATACAGAAGAGCTAAGGTCCATAGTGCTAAGTGGGCAAGTAGAGGGTATAGGTAAAGAGCACTTAATGCTCTATGAGCTTATCTTCAGAAGGTTTATGGCAAGTCAGACAAGACCTGTTAAGGTAAGAACCCTTGAGGTGCTAATAAGAGCACTCTCCTCTGAGCAAAGGCATACGCTGGTGGTGGATGTTCTTGAAGATGGCTGGGACAAGTTTCTCCATTTAGAAACCCATCCTACGCTGGAGGGTAAGGTTTATGTGGAGGATAAAAAGGAACTCAGAGAACTCCCAAAAGCCTTCCTTTACACCCATGGAGAGCTGGTTCAGGATATGAAGAAAAAGGGTATAGGAAGACCTTCCACATACGCCACCATAGTTGAAAAGCTTTTGGAGAGGGGGTACATTATAGAGAGAAAGGGATTTCTCATACCTACCAAGCTTGGCAAAGAGGTGTATGAATATCTGAGCAAAAGAGAAGAAATAAAAGGCTTTCTGTCAGAGGAGTATACAAGAGAGCTTGAAAACCTCATGGATATGGTGGAACAGGGAAGTGCAAATTATGAGAACATACTGAAAAATTTATACAGAAGTATAATGTTTTTAGAACCAGCTTTGGAGGTGGAAAGATGA
- the dxs gene encoding 1-deoxy-D-xylulose-5-phosphate synthase produces the protein MLERYKLLKEYAGPIDLKYMSYQELINLAEEVRDYILEVTAKNGGHVAPGLGVVELTIALLRVFDPPSDVIVWDIGHQAYPWKILTDRKEKFPTLRQYGGISGFLRREESVYDAFGAGHSSTSISAALGFRKAMDLLDQKGYVVAVIGDGAMTAGMAFEALNNAGHLRPNRFIVILNDNEMSISPNVGAISTYLSKILSGRFVQETRQRVKRLLEHISGVSRIAKLTEEFLKGLISPGIIFEELGFNYIGPVNGHDLQALERTLENIKSIEGPVLLHIYTKKGKGYKPAENDPVTWHGVAPYKRESGEFIKKPSPPTWTSIFGKAVVELAQMYPDLVVITPAMREGSGLVEFSQKFPERFFDVGIAEQHACTFAGGLAAQGLKPIAAYYSTFLQRAYDQVIHDIALQNLHVVFAIDRGGLVGDDGPTHHGVFDLSYLRCIPNMVVSAPKDEQELRDLLYTAINSHGPFAIRYPRGPAYGVPTEGFKEVPIGSWEMLVEGEDAVILAVGYTVYQALKASEMLKEEGIKVGVVNARFVKPMDDSMLAHLCKTYPVFITVEDNVIVGGFGAGVLEWLSQKGILKRVLTIGVPDRFIEHGNQNLLRSLVGIDGEGIANRVREFLRPLKSSELHIL, from the coding sequence ATGCTTGAAAGGTACAAACTTTTGAAGGAGTATGCAGGCCCCATAGACCTCAAGTACATGTCTTACCAAGAGCTTATAAACCTTGCGGAAGAAGTTAGGGACTATATATTAGAGGTTACCGCAAAGAACGGTGGACATGTAGCGCCGGGTCTTGGGGTTGTAGAGCTTACCATAGCTCTTTTGAGGGTTTTTGACCCTCCTTCGGATGTGATAGTCTGGGACATAGGTCATCAGGCATATCCTTGGAAGATCCTCACCGACAGAAAGGAAAAATTTCCTACTCTGAGACAGTACGGTGGTATATCAGGCTTTTTAAGAAGAGAAGAGAGCGTATACGATGCCTTCGGTGCAGGACACAGCTCCACCTCTATCTCTGCAGCTTTGGGCTTCAGAAAGGCTATGGACCTTCTTGATCAGAAAGGCTATGTGGTAGCTGTCATAGGTGATGGTGCTATGACCGCAGGTATGGCTTTTGAGGCACTTAACAACGCCGGACACCTAAGACCCAACCGCTTTATAGTTATTCTCAACGATAACGAAATGTCCATATCACCTAATGTAGGTGCCATATCCACTTATCTGAGTAAGATATTAAGCGGTAGGTTTGTTCAGGAAACAAGACAGAGGGTAAAGCGCCTTCTGGAGCACATAAGCGGTGTCTCCAGAATAGCCAAGCTAACTGAAGAATTTTTAAAGGGACTTATATCTCCCGGCATCATCTTTGAAGAGCTTGGCTTTAATTACATAGGACCTGTGAATGGTCATGACCTTCAGGCTCTTGAAAGAACGCTGGAAAACATAAAGAGCATAGAAGGTCCGGTTTTGCTCCATATATACACCAAGAAGGGCAAGGGCTACAAACCTGCGGAGAACGACCCTGTAACTTGGCACGGGGTTGCACCCTACAAGAGAGAGTCCGGTGAGTTTATAAAAAAGCCTTCGCCACCCACTTGGACTTCCATATTTGGCAAAGCTGTGGTGGAACTGGCTCAGATGTATCCTGACCTTGTGGTCATCACTCCAGCCATGAGAGAAGGCTCCGGACTTGTGGAGTTCAGTCAGAAGTTTCCCGAAAGGTTCTTTGATGTGGGTATAGCAGAGCAACACGCCTGCACCTTCGCAGGAGGACTCGCCGCGCAGGGACTAAAACCAATAGCAGCCTATTACTCCACTTTTCTGCAAAGAGCTTACGACCAGGTAATCCACGATATAGCTCTGCAGAATCTTCATGTGGTCTTTGCCATAGACAGGGGAGGTTTAGTGGGAGATGATGGTCCTACCCATCACGGAGTCTTTGATCTGTCTTATCTTAGGTGCATTCCCAATATGGTAGTGTCCGCTCCAAAGGACGAGCAGGAGCTCAGGGACCTTCTTTACACTGCCATAAACTCTCACGGTCCTTTTGCCATAAGGTATCCGAGAGGACCAGCTTACGGTGTGCCCACAGAAGGCTTTAAAGAGGTGCCAATAGGTAGCTGGGAGATGCTTGTGGAGGGCGAGGATGCCGTCATCCTTGCAGTTGGCTATACAGTATATCAGGCGCTTAAGGCTTCGGAAATGCTAAAGGAGGAAGGCATAAAGGTGGGTGTAGTTAATGCAAGGTTTGTAAAACCTATGGATGATAGCATGCTTGCGCATTTGTGCAAAACCTATCCAGTTTTTATAACTGTGGAGGACAATGTTATAGTCGGGGGGTTTGGTGCGGGGGTGTTGGAGTGGCTGTCCCAAAAAGGCATTCTCAAAAGAGTTCTCACCATAGGTGTGCCAGATAGATTTATTGAGCATGGAAACCAGAACCTGCTAAGAAGCTTGGTGGGTATAGATGGTGAAGGTATAGCCAACAGAGTAAGGGAGTTTCTAAGGCCCTTAAAAAGTTCAGAGCTTCACATCCTTTAG
- a CDS encoding GDP-mannose 4,6-dehydratase: MQSFLVTGCAGFIGWKVSEKLLEKGIQIVGVDNLNDYYDVKLKNYRLNLLKKYKNFTFYQLDIEDFCSLREVFKAHSFDAVINEAARAGVRYSMENPFIYMSTNAMGTLNLLELCKEFGVKKFLLASTSSLYAGQSMPFKEELPVNFPISPYAASKKSAEVIAYTYHYLYGIDVLIVRYFTVYGPAGRPDMSVFRFIKWVLEGKPLEIFGDGTQSRDFTYIDDIAEGTLLALNSKGYEIFNLGNNNPHQLSYVIELIEKYTGKKAKVEYREFHKADMRATWADIEKAQKMLGWKPKVSLEEGIKRTVEWTLKNWDWLKDVKL, encoded by the coding sequence ATGCAGAGCTTTTTAGTCACAGGTTGTGCGGGGTTCATAGGCTGGAAGGTATCGGAAAAGCTCTTGGAGAAGGGCATTCAGATAGTTGGCGTAGATAACTTAAACGATTACTATGATGTGAAACTAAAAAACTACAGATTAAACCTCTTAAAAAAATACAAAAACTTCACCTTCTACCAGCTTGACATAGAGGATTTTTGCTCTCTGAGGGAAGTTTTTAAGGCTCACTCCTTTGATGCCGTTATAAACGAGGCTGCAAGAGCCGGCGTTAGATACTCTATGGAAAACCCCTTTATTTATATGAGCACCAACGCTATGGGAACGCTTAACCTCCTTGAGCTTTGCAAAGAATTTGGTGTAAAGAAGTTTTTACTTGCTTCCACTTCGTCTTTGTATGCTGGACAGTCTATGCCCTTCAAAGAGGAGCTTCCGGTAAACTTCCCTATATCTCCCTACGCTGCCTCAAAAAAATCCGCTGAGGTTATAGCTTACACTTACCACTACCTTTATGGCATTGATGTGCTGATAGTGCGCTACTTTACCGTTTACGGCCCTGCAGGAAGACCTGACATGAGCGTGTTTAGGTTTATAAAGTGGGTGCTGGAAGGGAAACCCCTGGAGATATTCGGTGATGGAACTCAGAGTAGAGATTTTACTTACATAGACGATATAGCGGAAGGTACGCTCCTGGCACTCAACTCAAAGGGATATGAAATATTCAATCTTGGAAACAACAACCCTCACCAGCTATCTTATGTGATTGAGCTTATAGAAAAGTACACGGGCAAAAAGGCAAAGGTGGAGTACAGAGAATTTCACAAGGCGGATATGAGGGCAACATGGGCAGACATAGAAAAAGCTCAAAAGATGCTGGGCTGGAAGCCAAAGGTAAGTCTTGAGGAAGGCATAAAGAGAACCGTAGAGTGGACTTTAAAAAACTGGGACTGGCTAAAGGATGTGAAGCTCTGA